The following proteins come from a genomic window of Terriglobia bacterium:
- a CDS encoding L-fucose isomerase has protein sequence MGGSDLKVHAPCNRLVGEMPKIGIRPTIDGRLGGVRESLENQTLAMANEAARFLSSNLRHANGMTVECVVADTCIGGVAEAARAAEKFRREGVGVSLTVTPCWCYGSETMDMDPLIPKAVWGFNGTERPGAVYLAAVSAAHNQKGLPVFNIYGRDVQDQDDTDIPADVQQKLLQFSRTGLSVATMRGKSYLSMGGVSMGIAGSIIDQAFFESYLGMRVEVVDMVEFVRRIEERIFDPKEFEQALTWTRRNCKEGADTNAAGVRRSRKQKDLDWEACVKMALIARDLMVGNPRLAEMGFGEEALGHNAIAAGFQGQRQWTDHFPNGDFLEAVLCSSFDWNGIREPYIVATENDGLNGATMLLGHLMSGSAQVFADVRTYWSPAAVRRVTGHKLAGKAAGGMLHFINSGPAALDGTGRQEINGKAAMKPYWDINSREAEACLKATTWYPSIVEYFRGGGYSSCYSTCGDMPVTAARINVVRGLGPVLQIAEGWTVELPGKVHQILDRRTNQTWPTTWFVPILTGSGPFRDVFSVMNCWGANHCAYAFGHIGSNLLTLAAMLRMPVYMHNVPEEQIFRPSAWTAFGAHDPQGADFRACANFGPLYGKY, from the coding sequence ATGGGAGGCAGCGATCTCAAAGTGCATGCTCCCTGCAATCGTCTCGTAGGGGAGATGCCGAAGATAGGAATTCGACCCACCATCGATGGACGTTTGGGCGGGGTGCGCGAGTCACTGGAAAATCAGACCCTGGCGATGGCAAACGAAGCCGCGAGATTTCTATCCTCAAACCTCCGGCATGCGAATGGAATGACCGTGGAATGCGTGGTTGCAGACACCTGCATCGGCGGTGTGGCAGAGGCCGCTCGTGCCGCAGAAAAGTTCCGGCGCGAGGGTGTCGGTGTTTCACTCACAGTGACGCCGTGCTGGTGCTATGGATCGGAGACCATGGACATGGACCCACTCATCCCAAAGGCGGTGTGGGGCTTTAACGGCACCGAGCGGCCCGGCGCCGTCTACCTGGCGGCGGTGTCGGCGGCGCATAACCAAAAGGGGTTGCCGGTCTTCAATATCTATGGACGCGACGTCCAGGATCAGGACGACACCGACATACCCGCGGATGTGCAGCAGAAACTGCTGCAATTCTCCCGAACCGGCCTGTCTGTAGCCACGATGCGCGGCAAGTCCTATCTGTCCATGGGCGGCGTGTCGATGGGGATCGCCGGTTCGATCATCGATCAGGCGTTTTTCGAGAGTTATCTGGGGATGCGCGTCGAGGTTGTCGATATGGTCGAATTTGTCCGCCGCATCGAGGAAAGGATCTTTGATCCGAAGGAGTTTGAGCAGGCCCTGACATGGACCCGGCGCAACTGCAAAGAGGGTGCGGATACCAATGCAGCAGGAGTCCGGCGCAGCCGGAAGCAGAAGGACCTGGACTGGGAAGCCTGCGTCAAAATGGCTCTCATTGCGCGCGACCTGATGGTCGGCAATCCGCGGCTGGCGGAAATGGGATTTGGTGAAGAGGCGCTCGGCCACAATGCGATTGCTGCGGGCTTCCAGGGGCAAAGGCAATGGACGGATCACTTTCCCAACGGTGACTTTCTCGAGGCTGTCCTTTGCTCGTCGTTCGATTGGAACGGGATCCGTGAGCCTTACATTGTTGCCACGGAAAACGACGGCCTCAACGGGGCGACGATGCTGTTGGGCCACCTGATGAGTGGTTCGGCGCAGGTTTTTGCAGATGTGAGGACATACTGGAGTCCTGCTGCGGTGCGAAGAGTGACGGGCCACAAACTGGCAGGCAAAGCCGCGGGCGGGATGCTGCACTTCATCAACTCGGGGCCTGCGGCGTTGGATGGCACCGGACGGCAGGAAATCAACGGCAAAGCGGCAATGAAACCTTACTGGGATATAAATTCCCGGGAAGCCGAGGCCTGCCTGAAAGCCACAACCTGGTATCCGTCGATTGTGGAGTATTTCCGCGGCGGCGGATACTCCTCCTGTTATTCGACCTGCGGCGACATGCCTGTGACCGCCGCGCGCATCAATGTAGTGAGAGGGCTGGGACCCGTTCTCCAGATCGCCGAGGGATGGACGGTGGAATTGCCCGGCAAAGTCCATCAAATTCTCGACCGGCGGACGAACCAGACATGGCCCACAACCTGGTTTGTGCCGATTCTGACCGGCAGCGGGCCCTTCCGGGATGTCTTTTCGGTGATGAACTGTTGGGGCGCCAATCACTGCGCGTATGCTTTTGGGCATATCGGAAGCAACCTGTTAACCCTGGCGGCCATGCTGAGGATGCCCGTGTACATGCACAATGTGCCGGAGGAGCAGATCTTCCGGCCGAGCGCCTGGACCGCGTTCGGAGCGCATGACCCCCAGGGTGCGGATTTCCGTGCCTGTGCCAATTTCGGGCCGTTGTATGGGAAATACTAG
- a CDS encoding rhamnulokinase — protein MTLERYVACDLGAESGRVLLGSLEHDHLHLEEIHRFPNGAVAVNNSLRWDVLRIFDELKDGLRKVAGRGVAVSGISSDSWGVDYVLLRGNEPMLTAPYHYRDTRTEGALQRAFLVVPAERIFAETGIQFMPINTLYQLHADLQQRAGLLGSADRFLNIGDYFNFLFSGVGKSEESLASTTQLYNPFVHGWSAWLIEKFGFPPTIFPETVASGTRLGPLLPAIAAETGLQGVQVVAGCSHDTAAAVAAVPAEGEGWAYLSSGTWSLLGIEASCPVVNMRSRQFNFTNEVGYGGSIRFLKNIVGLWIVQECRRAWARQGQEFSYEELAAFAREAKPLVSFVNPQEERFGKPGGMPDRIAEYCRVTGQPVPANPGAVIRCALESLALCYRQTLDQLESITGNRPNRLHIVGGGSKNDLLNRFTADATGIPVLAGPAECTGIGNVLVQAIALGRLPSLEIARQIVRESFHPARYEPENTALWKEAYNRFRQL, from the coding sequence ATGACCCTAGAGCGCTACGTGGCCTGTGATCTTGGTGCCGAAAGCGGGCGTGTTTTGCTCGGCTCTCTGGAACATGACCATCTTCACCTGGAGGAGATTCATCGCTTTCCGAATGGTGCTGTCGCCGTCAACAACTCCCTTCGCTGGGATGTGCTGCGCATCTTTGATGAGTTGAAGGACGGGCTCCGCAAAGTGGCGGGTCGCGGCGTCGCCGTCTCGGGCATCAGCTCCGACTCCTGGGGCGTTGACTACGTCTTGCTGCGCGGAAACGAGCCGATGCTGACGGCTCCTTATCACTACCGGGACACGCGCACCGAAGGCGCATTGCAGCGCGCATTCCTGGTTGTTCCTGCCGAGCGGATCTTCGCGGAGACCGGTATTCAATTCATGCCGATCAACACGCTCTATCAACTGCACGCCGACCTGCAGCAGAGGGCCGGACTCCTTGGCTCTGCGGACAGGTTTCTCAATATCGGGGATTATTTCAATTTCTTGTTTTCCGGTGTCGGCAAGTCTGAAGAATCCTTGGCCAGCACCACGCAATTGTATAACCCCTTTGTGCATGGGTGGTCGGCCTGGCTGATTGAGAAGTTCGGTTTTCCGCCGACGATTTTTCCCGAGACCGTTGCCTCCGGCACGCGGTTGGGCCCGCTGCTGCCTGCAATCGCCGCCGAGACCGGACTGCAGGGAGTTCAAGTGGTAGCCGGCTGTTCCCACGATACTGCGGCGGCAGTGGCCGCTGTGCCGGCCGAGGGGGAAGGCTGGGCGTATCTCAGCTCAGGAACGTGGTCGTTGCTCGGCATAGAGGCTTCCTGTCCGGTTGTCAACATGCGCAGCCGGCAATTTAACTTCACCAACGAAGTCGGCTATGGCGGAAGCATCCGTTTCCTTAAGAATATCGTCGGTCTCTGGATCGTGCAGGAATGCCGCCGCGCGTGGGCACGGCAGGGTCAGGAATTCAGCTACGAGGAACTGGCAGCATTTGCGCGAGAGGCAAAACCGCTCGTGTCGTTCGTCAATCCCCAGGAAGAGAGGTTCGGCAAGCCCGGGGGGATGCCGGACAGGATTGCCGAGTACTGTCGTGTAACCGGCCAGCCTGTCCCTGCCAATCCGGGGGCCGTGATACGCTGCGCGCTGGAAAGTCTGGCACTGTGCTACCGGCAAACGTTGGACCAGCTCGAAAGCATAACCGGGAACAGGCCGAACAGGCTCCACATCGTCGGCGGTGGCAGCAAAAATGACCTGCTCAACCGGTTTACTGCGGATGCCACGGGGATCCCCGTTCTGGCCGGACCGGCTGAATGTACGGGGATCGGCAACGTCCTGGTGCAGGCCATCGCCCTGGGCAGATTGCCATCGCTGGAGATTGCGCGGCAGATCGTGCGCGAGTCGTTTCACCCGGCGCGCTATGAGCCGGAAAACACCGCACTTTGGAAAGAAGCCTACAACAGATTCCGTCAGTTGTGA
- the fucP gene encoding L-fucose:H+ symporter permease codes for MASGLKAENHAHGARRLFPSQNAVPFVLVTALFFLWGIPNNLNDVLIRQFMKSFEITRFKAGLVQSAFYMGYFLLSMPAALIMRKYSYKTGLVTGLLLYGAGTMLFWPAAIVRDYGFFLFALFVIASGLAFLETGANPFIARLGDPASSERRLTFSQAFNPVGSITGVLIGTAFIFSGIELGSHEVNALKTAGQYDAYLRQETLRVITPYLVLGAVVFLWALLIIRTKFPVIAEEGQSTTGRDKGRFKELFRYPHFIQAVVAQFFYVGAQVGTWSYFIQYTQDYTHQPEKIAGYFLTGTLIAFGVGRFASTYLMKFFRPNKLMGAFSLVNLLLVGVGILFPGWAGLWAIFLTSFFMSLMFPTIFALGLKELGPNTKLGGSMIVMAIVGGAVFTPIMGLVFEATRSMAAAMLIPMSCYAFIAYYAFAGSKVRVRQAVG; via the coding sequence ATGGCATCAGGCTTAAAGGCGGAAAATCACGCGCATGGCGCACGGAGGCTGTTTCCATCCCAAAACGCGGTCCCGTTCGTCCTGGTGACCGCCCTGTTCTTTCTTTGGGGCATTCCCAACAATCTGAATGATGTCCTGATCAGGCAGTTCATGAAGTCCTTCGAGATCACGCGCTTCAAGGCAGGACTGGTTCAGTCGGCCTTTTACATGGGATATTTCCTGCTCTCCATGCCGGCGGCGCTGATCATGCGCAAGTATAGCTACAAGACCGGACTCGTGACGGGATTGCTTCTTTATGGCGCCGGTACCATGTTGTTCTGGCCTGCCGCGATCGTCCGCGATTATGGTTTCTTCCTGTTTGCCCTGTTCGTAATCGCCAGCGGTCTGGCATTCCTGGAAACGGGGGCAAATCCTTTCATCGCGCGCTTGGGTGATCCCGCGAGTTCGGAAAGGAGGTTGACTTTCTCACAGGCGTTCAATCCGGTGGGATCGATCACCGGGGTATTGATTGGCACAGCGTTTATTTTTTCGGGCATTGAACTGGGGAGTCACGAAGTGAACGCGCTGAAGACCGCAGGGCAGTACGACGCCTACCTGCGCCAGGAAACCCTGAGGGTGATTACTCCTTACCTGGTCCTCGGTGCGGTCGTGTTTCTTTGGGCCCTCCTGATCATCAGAACGAAATTTCCTGTAATCGCCGAAGAGGGACAATCCACGACCGGCCGCGACAAAGGCAGGTTTAAGGAGCTTTTTCGGTACCCCCATTTCATTCAGGCTGTCGTCGCCCAGTTTTTCTATGTGGGAGCACAGGTGGGGACCTGGAGCTACTTCATCCAGTATACTCAGGATTACACGCATCAGCCTGAAAAGATCGCGGGGTACTTTTTGACCGGGACCCTGATTGCTTTCGGCGTGGGAAGATTCGCGTCCACCTACCTCATGAAGTTCTTTCGCCCCAACAAGCTGATGGGCGCCTTCAGCCTTGTCAACCTGCTGCTGGTGGGTGTAGGAATCCTGTTCCCAGGCTGGGCAGGGCTCTGGGCGATCTTCCTGACCAGCTTCTTCATGTCGCTGATGTTTCCGACGATTTTCGCGCTTGGCCTCAAAGAACTGGGTCCCAACACAAAACTGGGCGGTTCGATGATCGTGATGGCAATCGTGGGGGGCGCAGTGTTCACGCCCATCATGGGGCTGGTTTTCGAAGCCACCCGAAGCATGGCAGCTGCCATGCTGATCCCTATGTCTTGCTACGCATTCATCGCGTACTACGCCTTCGCCGGATCAAAGGTGCGCGTTCGTCAGGCAGTGGGTTAG
- a CDS encoding YajD family HNH nuclease: MIAEARRERELRMNGYRERALKLFPWICARCGREFEGKRLRELTVHHKDHDHENNPLDGSNWELLCLYCHDNEHSRYSVAEWYEEPTPGGEQKPASTYKPFAGLDALLKDKK, translated from the coding sequence ATGATCGCGGAAGCCCGGCGCGAAAGAGAGCTGCGGATGAACGGCTACCGCGAGCGGGCGCTCAAGCTGTTCCCATGGATTTGTGCACGCTGCGGGCGGGAATTCGAAGGCAAGAGGCTGCGGGAACTCACCGTACACCACAAGGATCACGACCACGAAAACAATCCGCTCGATGGCAGCAACTGGGAGTTGCTGTGTCTCTATTGCCACGACAATGAGCACTCTCGCTACTCAGTGGCGGAGTGGTATGAAGAACCGACCCCGGGCGGCGAGCAAAAGCCGGCTTCTACTTACAAGCCATTTGCGGGTCTTGACGCCTTGCTGAAAGACAAGAAGTAG